A genome region from Pithys albifrons albifrons isolate INPA30051 chromosome 24, PitAlb_v1, whole genome shotgun sequence includes the following:
- the GJA9 gene encoding LOW QUALITY PROTEIN: gap junction alpha-9 protein (The sequence of the model RefSeq protein was modified relative to this genomic sequence to represent the inferred CDS: deleted 2 bases in 1 codon), producing MGDWNFLGGILEEVHIHSTIIGKIWLTILFIFRMLVLGVATEDVWNDEQSEFICNTEQPGCRNVCYDEAFPISLIRYWVLQVIFVSSPSLVYMGHALYRLRALEKERQKKKAQVRVELESTELEMTENRKRLERELRQLDQRKLNKAPLRGSLLCTYVIHIFTRSAMEVGFMIGQYLLYGFHLDPLYKCQRDPCPNTVDCFVSRPRKDSFYIIHAINSYSPSALRVRGGGAVAAVTAGTRDRC from the exons ATGGGAGACTGGAATTTCCTCGGAGGCATTTTAGAGGAGGTCCACATTCATTCTACTATTATTGGAAAGATCTGGCTAACAATCCTCTTCATATTTCGAATGCTTGTCCTTGGAGTGGCAACAGAGGATGTTTGGAATGATGAACAATCAGAATTTATATGTAACACCGAGCAACCTGGTTGCAGAAATGTGTGCTATGATGAGGCCTTTCCCATCTCTCTCATAAGATACTGGGTCTTGCAAGTTATATTTGTGTCTTCCCCTTCCTTGGTGTACATGGGCCATGCCTTATACAGACTAAGAGCCTTGGAAAAagagaggcaaaaaaagaaagctcaggTAAGGGTGGAACTCGAAAGCACTGAATTAGAAATGACTGAAAATCGTAAAAGGCTGGAGAGAGAACTAAGGCAGCTGGATCAAAGGAAGTTAAATAAAGCACCCCTGAGAGGCTCTTTGCTCTGCACTTATGTGATACATATTTTCACAAGGTCTGCAATGGAAGTTGGTTTTATGATTGGGCAGTATCTTCTTTATGGCTTTCATCTAGATCCCCTTTATAAATGCCAGAGAGATCCATGTCCAAACACAGTTGACTGCTTTGTATCTAGACCA AGAAAAGACAGTTTTTATATTATTCATGCAATCAATAGCTACT